In Prochlorococcus marinus str. MIT 1214, one DNA window encodes the following:
- a CDS encoding translocation/assembly module TamB, whose translation MGDEWSSKRLKRWGLAGTFAALGGVLIWSGADLLVDRTISRFSPQIEKTLSNSLGHPLKIGSYRGLRPWGVELGPTRLLPGTKDASSVNISNLTIKFAPFASLLNWKPVAIFNPKGTEIILNKNDTGSFWVVPQKDNPKQINLQLKFNLKEPTKIVFNAGDTTLLAKGNLSLNLGEKKIFGAINLESKEQGSLYLSGKGYWDGIEFQTKVKINKLGLSIFERILGNNSNFIARGNINGSLKLGVKKGLIRCNGGLLLNNLTLRGGPLSDTLSTSNSKIECDKNKLKLIDSNWNYGYLDISNSSEIPFYKKDKTYINSETTIKIKDFDHKPLSLKLKLPISVVDRQFIPGELNANFNLESFPLGALNPILNASLSGKLNTKGDFQGPLSSLNSTINLSLENPQVNGIRLREKWRGSFTRIPSEKKWGILRMKSEGASIPGNLQINFNKDGDFNDLNLNRLGGEISLNPKSNAFEWEANKFKLDRVEVAFPPEKSFKRIFGEVTGNGLFSLDPLFLNGDLSLDYFRLLGFKLKNASIKGQIKNSETNLTGELIPSENGKIKFDINNGSKFSLLAQVKDVSASWITATALEFPKLGLKYSDAIGKAEDLEKFIIGYPISSIDSQFEALTRSQDSYREEISKVNSESIINPYDLKGDINADIKLSGPNLSDLNLEAKAFGKVWTNKLKIINSNKIRPFKVTFNGNLASGLGDFSLLNLNFSLLSLVAPIPSAVDGYFGLKGKYSLANSTPQVTADLIIKDTVIYNRKIILDNGNIIFKDNNLEFDITLRDKSSANPVQLGGTYPLISSYPIDLKIESHGDGLAFLTGLTKGNVSWTLGTADLSLLIRGTPAKPVANGFLVLKNSELLFQDKEINNLNSIIVFDFNRLEVRELKANIGAKGVINSQGGISLFDSQLSESEPLALSIEKTRIKTAFTDIRASSNLVVKGSILKPQLSGEVFISEGSIFAKRANNPSKTSSEKSDRYQDSKVKIIRKLPEQNWNQKEPLVLFIQDEDAPASRIVSAGLPNGFESLTFDNLKLALGPSLRLVSQPLASFETNGFLVLNGAFDETLDVSGVIKLDSGYVNLFTTTFNLDQSEPNVAVFVPSMGLVPYVDVTLNSRVPDNVRDVSNFASNGMASFGIGGSRFVNVEVAASGPADRISENFQLRSTPSLGRSELIGLLGGNSLANLISSGGNGDVLASFLNRSFASYLQGNINGFLSDRLQISLYPAYINGSDSEDDTSDSSSSSADQEDTNLPGQQAWVTEIGVDLNEKINFSVQAAPNRKDIPPKGNITFQMNPNVGLLGSFDKNGNWQSQLQLYFRY comes from the coding sequence ATGGGAGATGAGTGGAGCTCTAAAAGATTAAAGCGTTGGGGACTTGCTGGAACCTTTGCTGCGTTGGGTGGTGTTTTGATTTGGAGTGGCGCAGATCTACTAGTAGATAGAACTATAAGCCGTTTTTCTCCACAAATAGAGAAAACATTATCTAATTCATTAGGTCATCCTTTAAAAATAGGTTCATACAGGGGGCTCAGACCATGGGGAGTTGAATTGGGGCCAACAAGGCTTCTTCCAGGGACTAAAGATGCTTCCTCAGTTAATATTTCAAATTTAACAATTAAATTTGCTCCTTTTGCGAGTTTATTGAATTGGAAACCAGTAGCAATATTTAATCCAAAAGGAACAGAAATTATATTAAACAAAAATGATACTGGTTCATTTTGGGTTGTTCCCCAGAAAGATAATCCTAAACAAATCAATCTTCAACTAAAATTTAATTTAAAAGAACCAACCAAAATTGTATTTAATGCTGGGGATACGACATTATTAGCAAAAGGTAATCTATCTCTAAATCTTGGTGAGAAAAAAATTTTTGGTGCGATTAATCTAGAGTCCAAAGAACAAGGAAGCCTCTATCTTTCAGGAAAGGGTTATTGGGATGGAATCGAATTTCAAACTAAAGTAAAAATCAATAAACTTGGTCTTTCTATCTTTGAGAGAATTTTAGGAAATAATTCTAATTTTATTGCAAGAGGAAATATAAATGGAAGTCTAAAATTGGGAGTTAAGAAAGGCTTGATAAGGTGTAATGGTGGTTTATTGCTTAATAACTTAACTCTGAGGGGAGGACCTCTAAGTGATACATTGTCTACAAGTAATTCAAAAATAGAATGTGATAAAAATAAGCTTAAGTTAATTGATTCTAATTGGAATTATGGATATTTGGATATATCTAATTCATCTGAAATACCATTCTATAAAAAAGATAAAACTTATATAAATTCTGAAACTACTATTAAAATTAAAGATTTTGATCATAAACCACTTTCTTTAAAATTAAAATTACCAATCTCAGTAGTTGACAGACAATTTATTCCTGGGGAACTTAATGCTAATTTTAATTTAGAATCTTTTCCTTTAGGTGCTTTAAATCCAATACTAAATGCATCATTATCAGGGAAATTAAATACAAAAGGTGATTTTCAGGGTCCTTTATCTTCTCTGAACTCTACTATTAACCTTTCCTTGGAAAATCCACAAGTTAATGGTATTCGATTAAGGGAAAAATGGAGAGGTTCTTTTACTCGAATTCCAAGTGAAAAGAAGTGGGGGATTTTGAGAATGAAATCAGAAGGTGCTTCTATCCCAGGTAATCTTCAAATTAACTTTAATAAGGATGGTGATTTTAATGATTTAAATCTAAATAGATTAGGAGGTGAAATAAGTCTAAATCCTAAATCAAATGCTTTTGAATGGGAGGCTAATAAATTCAAATTAGATCGTGTAGAAGTGGCATTCCCGCCAGAGAAAAGTTTTAAACGAATCTTTGGGGAAGTTACAGGTAACGGATTATTTTCTCTTGACCCATTATTTCTTAATGGTGATTTGAGTTTAGATTATTTTAGATTGTTAGGTTTCAAATTAAAAAATGCAAGTATTAAAGGTCAAATTAAAAATTCAGAAACTAATTTAACAGGTGAATTAATACCATCTGAAAATGGAAAGATTAAATTTGATATTAATAATGGCTCCAAATTTTCTTTGTTAGCTCAAGTGAAGGATGTAAGCGCTAGTTGGATTACTGCTACAGCTTTAGAGTTTCCTAAATTAGGATTGAAATATTCAGATGCAATTGGGAAGGCTGAAGATTTAGAGAAATTTATAATTGGTTATCCAATTAGTTCTATAGATTCTCAGTTCGAAGCTTTAACTAGGTCTCAAGATTCATATAGAGAAGAGATTTCTAAGGTAAATAGTGAAAGCATTATTAATCCTTATGATCTAAAGGGGGATATTAATGCTGATATTAAATTAAGTGGTCCAAACCTATCTGATTTAAATTTAGAAGCAAAAGCTTTTGGTAAGGTTTGGACAAATAAATTAAAGATTATAAATTCTAATAAAATCAGACCCTTTAAGGTGACTTTTAATGGGAACCTAGCTTCAGGTCTGGGAGATTTTTCTTTACTTAATTTAAATTTTTCATTATTATCTCTAGTTGCACCAATACCTTCAGCGGTTGATGGGTATTTTGGTTTGAAAGGTAAATATAGTTTAGCTAATTCAACTCCACAAGTTACAGCAGATTTAATTATTAAAGATACAGTAATTTATAACAGAAAGATTATTTTAGATAATGGAAATATTATATTTAAAGACAATAATCTCGAATTTGATATCACTCTAAGGGATAAATCTTCGGCAAATCCTGTTCAGTTAGGTGGAACCTACCCATTAATTAGTTCTTATCCTATTGATCTAAAGATCGAAAGTCATGGAGATGGGTTAGCGTTCTTGACTGGGCTAACGAAAGGGAATGTCTCTTGGACCTTAGGGACAGCTGATTTAAGCTTGTTGATTAGAGGAACCCCTGCGAAACCGGTTGCTAATGGTTTTTTGGTTTTAAAAAACAGTGAGCTACTTTTTCAAGATAAAGAAATTAATAATTTGAATAGCATAATAGTTTTTGATTTCAATAGACTTGAGGTTCGAGAACTCAAAGCAAATATTGGAGCAAAAGGTGTAATTAATAGTCAAGGTGGAATTTCGTTGTTTGATTCTCAATTAAGTGAAAGCGAGCCATTGGCTCTTTCGATAGAAAAAACACGTATTAAGACGGCATTTACTGACATCAGAGCTTCGTCTAACCTTGTTGTTAAGGGATCTATTTTGAAACCTCAATTATCAGGTGAAGTCTTTATCTCAGAAGGTTCGATTTTTGCTAAAAGGGCTAACAATCCAAGTAAGACTTCATCTGAAAAATCGGATCGTTATCAAGATTCTAAGGTCAAAATAATACGTAAATTACCAGAACAAAACTGGAACCAGAAAGAACCTCTGGTTTTATTTATTCAAGATGAAGATGCACCTGCAAGTCGAATAGTTAGTGCTGGTTTGCCTAATGGATTTGAATCACTAACCTTTGATAATTTAAAGCTCGCACTTGGCCCTTCATTGCGATTAGTTTCTCAACCCTTGGCAAGCTTTGAAACAAATGGATTCCTTGTCTTGAATGGCGCTTTTGACGAGACTCTTGATGTTAGTGGAGTTATTAAACTTGATAGTGGCTACGTTAATCTCTTTACGACTACTTTTAATCTAGATCAAAGTGAACCTAATGTAGCCGTATTTGTACCATCTATGGGCTTGGTTCCATATGTTGACGTGACTCTAAATAGCCGTGTTCCAGATAATGTTAGAGACGTAAGTAATTTTGCCTCTAATGGCATGGCATCATTTGGTATTGGAGGATCTCGTTTCGTAAATGTCGAAGTAGCGGCTTCTGGACCTGCAGATCGCATTAGTGAAAATTTTCAATTGAGAAGTACTCCATCTTTGGGAAGAAGTGAGTTGATAGGACTTTTAGGAGGTAATTCCCTTGCAAATCTAATAAGTAGTGGAGGCAATGGTGATGTGCTTGCAAGCTTTTTGAATAGATCTTTTGCTTCGTATCTTCAAGGCAATATCAATGGTTTTTTGAGTGATAGGCTTCAAATATCATTGTATCCGGCATATATAAATGGATCAGATTCAGAGGATGATACTAGTGATAGTAGTTCTTCAAGTGCTGACCAGGAAGATACTAATCTACCTGGTCAACAGGCATGGGTGACCGAAATAGGAGTTGATCTTAACGAAAAAATTAATTTCTCAGTTCAGGCTGCGCCTAACCGAAAAGATATTCCACCGAAAGGAAATATTACTTTTCAAATGAATCCCAACGTAGGTCTACTAGGCTCGTTTGATAAGAATGGGAATTGGCAAAGTCAACTCCAACTCTATTTTAGATATTAA
- a CDS encoding glutamate-5-semialdehyde dehydrogenase — MSTNFSVPEPTPQLVKIAESAKEASISLGQSTNKQRCEALTEMANALNDNADEILKANVQDLERSEKEGLNKSLLSRLQLTKTKLKGCIDGVLKVSNLADPIGKRQLHRELDENLILERVTVPLGVLGVIFESRPDALIQIASLAVRSGNGALLKGGSEAKDTNQAIMDSLDKGLRKSNVGSGALSLLTTRQESLGLLRLDKFVNLIIPRGSNELVQFIQENTRIPVLGHADGICHLYVDNSVDIDKAISIALDSKIQYPAACNAIETLLIHEDVAEMFLKKGLPIFSSEGVTLKGDTKSQALGVKNKADESDWSKEYLDLILSIKIVRNVNEAIEHIRKYSSRHTEAIVTEDKMIAEKFLNSVDSAGVYHNCSTRFADGFRYGFGAEVGISTQTLPPRGPVGLEGLVTYRYYLRGDGDLVKDFASGDRSFSHIDLPL, encoded by the coding sequence ATGAGTACAAACTTTTCAGTTCCTGAGCCTACCCCCCAGCTAGTAAAAATAGCCGAGAGTGCAAAAGAGGCTTCTATTTCGCTTGGTCAATCCACAAACAAACAACGGTGTGAGGCTTTGACTGAAATGGCAAATGCTTTGAATGATAATGCTGATGAAATATTAAAAGCAAATGTTCAAGACCTTGAAAGGTCAGAAAAAGAAGGGTTGAATAAGTCACTTCTATCAAGACTTCAGTTAACAAAAACTAAACTCAAAGGATGCATAGACGGAGTCCTCAAAGTTTCAAATCTTGCAGATCCAATAGGTAAAAGACAACTTCATAGGGAATTGGATGAAAACCTTATTCTTGAGAGAGTGACAGTTCCATTAGGAGTCTTAGGAGTGATATTTGAGTCGAGACCAGATGCATTAATACAAATAGCGTCTCTTGCTGTTCGTTCTGGTAATGGAGCGTTATTAAAAGGAGGAAGTGAGGCAAAAGACACAAATCAAGCAATAATGGATTCTCTTGATAAAGGATTAAGAAAATCAAATGTGGGTTCAGGAGCGTTGTCTTTGCTTACCACACGTCAAGAAAGTCTAGGCTTACTACGTTTAGATAAGTTTGTGAATTTGATAATACCTAGAGGTAGCAATGAGTTGGTTCAATTTATTCAAGAAAATACTCGTATCCCTGTCTTAGGGCACGCTGATGGAATTTGCCATTTATATGTGGATAATTCTGTAGATATTGATAAGGCTATAAGCATAGCTTTAGATAGTAAGATTCAATATCCTGCTGCTTGTAACGCAATTGAGACATTATTAATTCATGAAGATGTTGCCGAGATGTTTTTGAAGAAAGGCTTGCCAATTTTTTCAAGTGAAGGAGTTACTCTAAAGGGAGATACAAAGAGTCAAGCTTTAGGGGTAAAAAATAAGGCTGATGAATCAGACTGGTCTAAAGAATATCTTGATTTAATTCTATCAATAAAAATTGTTCGTAATGTAAACGAAGCTATTGAACATATTCGTAAATATAGCTCTCGACATACAGAGGCAATAGTTACTGAAGACAAGATGATTGCTGAAAAATTTTTAAATTCGGTTGATAGTGCAGGTGTTTATCATAATTGCTCTACTCGTTTTGCTGATGGTTTCCGATATGGGTTTGGAGCTGAAGTTGGTATAAGCACACAGACTCTTCCACCAAGAGGACCAGTTGGATTGGAAGGCTTAGTTACCTATCGCTATTATCTCAGAGGTGATGGTGATCTCGTTAAGGACTTCGCTTCTGGAGATAGAAGTTTTTCTCATATTGATCTACCATTATGA
- a CDS encoding dihydroneopterin aldolase, whose protein sequence is MSQLHNLSAIHIKDINLWAHVGVLESERIHGQRFLLDLSFWLELDESSKLDKLDKSIDYSEAIKAVKKLSFEIKCLTIEYFSDQILNLLESLYGPVPIHILLTKCSPPIDGFTGSVLIEKKRNFLFPIN, encoded by the coding sequence ATGAGTCAACTTCATAATTTAAGCGCAATTCATATCAAAGATATTAATCTATGGGCTCATGTAGGTGTTTTAGAAAGTGAGCGAATACATGGTCAAAGATTTCTTCTTGACCTCAGTTTTTGGTTGGAATTGGATGAGTCATCCAAGCTTGATAAATTAGATAAATCAATAGATTATAGCGAGGCAATTAAAGCTGTTAAAAAACTTTCATTTGAAATCAAATGCTTAACGATTGAATATTTTAGTGATCAAATTTTGAATCTTCTTGAGTCTCTATATGGTCCAGTCCCAATTCATATTCTGCTGACAAAATGCTCTCCACCAATAGATGGATTTACTGGAAGTGTTCTAATCGAAAAAAAGAGAAATTTCTTATTTCCTATTAATTAA
- a CDS encoding esterase/lipase family protein, whose product MYINKRPIFLVHGLWNNPKLFEKLIKKINEDDYELYRPHLPHKYGKTSLKRLALDLDSKIEELVGPEIEIDIVGFSMGGLISRVWLQNHDGFLRTKRFFSIGTPHFGTYTAQMIPSFFMPGIAEMKRGSSLLSQLNNDLTSLEKVECTSFFTKWDLMSFPGWQAKLSVGDSYHLPVLTHKELITNPRSLDVLAKKIFTNS is encoded by the coding sequence TTGTATATAAACAAAAGACCAATTTTTCTTGTTCATGGTTTGTGGAACAATCCTAAATTATTTGAAAAACTAATTAAAAAAATAAACGAAGATGATTATGAATTGTATAGACCACATTTGCCACACAAATATGGAAAGACCTCCCTTAAGCGTTTAGCTCTAGATCTTGATTCTAAGATTGAAGAACTGGTGGGTCCTGAAATCGAAATTGATATTGTTGGTTTTTCAATGGGTGGATTAATAAGCAGGGTTTGGTTACAAAATCATGATGGTTTTTTAAGAACTAAACGTTTCTTTAGTATTGGTACTCCTCATTTTGGTACTTACACAGCCCAAATGATCCCTTCATTTTTTATGCCAGGAATTGCAGAGATGAAAAGAGGAAGTAGCTTATTATCCCAACTAAATAATGACTTGACTTCCTTAGAAAAAGTTGAATGTACGAGCTTCTTTACAAAATGGGACTTGATGTCATTCCCAGGCTGGCAAGCAAAACTTTCTGTTGGTGATTCTTATCACTTACCTGTATTGACACATAAAGAGTTGATAACAAATCCTAGGTCTTTAGATGTTTTAGCTAAAAAGATTTTTACTAATAGCTAA